In Procambarus clarkii isolate CNS0578487 chromosome 58, FALCON_Pclarkii_2.0, whole genome shotgun sequence, one genomic interval encodes:
- the LOC138353547 gene encoding spidroin-1-like encodes MGVAQGVAQGVARGAAQGVARGAAQGVAKGGAQGVAQGVARGVAQGVAQGVAQGVAKGGAKGGAQGVAQGVARGVAQGVAQGVARGAAQGVAQGVARGAAQGVARGAAQGVAQGVAKRAAQGVAQGVSRGAAQGVAKGAAQGVAQGVAQGVARRAAQGVAEGVAEGVAQSVAEASNCKVIDKTSTPRRCWRGMCDPDRGPSIMVLMRALGPVAPGHMALKCGPGPVALKCGPEPLLLLLLLTTTVSGGCEGGCEGGCEGECEVDCEGDCEGDPEGGVRASVRASVRASVTAGVRATSDCEGGCEGDCEGNCEGDCEGDCEVECKGGCEGGCEGGCEGGCEGDCEGDCDGECEGGCEGGCESGCEKGECEVDCEGGCEGDCEGGCEGSYEGGCEGGCEGGCEGDCEGGCEGNCDCDCEGDCEGDCEGECKGGCEGGCEGGCEGGCEYDCEGDCEGDCDGRCEGGCEGGCEGECEGDCEADF; translated from the exons ATGGGTGTGGCTCAGGGTGTGGCTCAGGGTGTGGCTAGGGGTGCGGCTCAGGGTGTGGCTAGGGGTGCGGCTCAGGGTGTGGCTAAGGGTGGGGCTCAAGGTGTGGCTCAGGGTGTGGCTAGGGGTGTGGCTCAGGGTGTGGCTCAGGGTGTGGCTCAGGGTGTGGCTAAGGGTGGGGCTAAGGGTGGGGCTCAAGGTGTGGCTCAGGGTGTGGCTAGGGGTGTGGCTCAGGGTGTGGCTCAGGGTGTAGCTAGGGGTGCGGCTCAGGGTGTGGCTCAGGGTGTGGCTAGGGGTGCGGCTCAGGGTGTGGCTAGGGGTGCGGCTCAGGGTGTGGCTCAGGGTGTGGCTAAGCGTGCGGCTCAGGGTGTGGCTCAGGGTGTGTCTAGGGGTGCGGCTCAGGGTGTGGCTAAGGGTGCGGCTCAGGGTGTGGCTCAGGGCGTGGCTCAGGGTGTGGCTAGGCGTGCGGCTcagggtgtggctgagggtgtggctgagggtgtggctcagagtgtggctgagg CAAGTAATTGTAAAGTTATTGATAAGACATCAACTCCAAGGAGGTGTTGGAGGGGCATGTGTGACCCTGACCGTGgccccagcatcatggtcctcatgcgGGCCCTTGGACCCGTGGCCCCTGGACACATGGCCCTCAAGTGTGGCCCTGGACCCGTGGCCCTCAAGTGTGGCCCTGaacctctcctgctgctgctgttgctgacgACTACTGTTTCAG gcgggtgtgagggcgggtgtgagggcgggtgtgagggcgagtGTGAGGTCGactgtgagggcgactgtgagggcgacCCTGAGGGCGGTGTGAGGGCGAGTGTGAGGGCGAGTGTGAGAGCGAGTGTGacggcgggtgtgagggcgact agcgactgtgagggcgggtgtgaaggCGACTGTGAGGGCAactgtgagggcgactgtgagggcgactgtgaggtCGAGTgtaagggcgggtgtgagggcgggtgtgagggcgggtgtgagggcgggtgtgagggcgactgtgagggcgactgtgatgGCGAGTGTgaaggcgggtgtgagggcgggtgtgagagtgggtgtgaga AGGGCGAGTGTGAGGTcgactgtgagggcgggtgtgagggcgactgtgaagGCGGGTGTGAAGGCAGttatgagggcgggtgtgagggcgggtgtgagggcgggtgtgagggcgactgtgagggcgggtgtgaaggTAACTGTGATTGCGactgtgagggcgactgtgagggcgactgtgagggcgagtgtaagggcgggtgtgagggcgggtgtgagggcgg gtgtgagggcgggtgtgagtacgactgtgagggcgactgtgagggcgactgtgatggcaggtgtgagggcgggtgtgagggcgggtgcgAGGGCGaatgtgagggcgactgtgaggcCGACTTttag